A genomic window from Salvia splendens isolate huo1 chromosome 11, SspV2, whole genome shotgun sequence includes:
- the LOC121753727 gene encoding ABC transporter I family member 1-like isoform X2 yields the protein MHNRFSAMSMPLFTMDQLSFYQVLWNGHDITKSGIFHQYKLQLNWLALKDGIKDKFTVRDNVLWFELLEGKEGNSLPALELMGLGKLVNEKARMLSMGQRKRLQLARLLAMDRPIWLLDEPSVALDGEGVKLLEYIIHEHRKKGGIVICATHLPIAMEDPMVLRLPPRFPRRMTLVDMLDRGGPD from the exons ATGCACAACAGATTCTCCGCCATGTCAATGCCACTGTTCACGATGGATCAGCTCTCGTTCTATCAG GTGCTGTGGAATGGCCACGACATCACTAAATCGGGTATTTTCCATCAGTACAAGCTTCAGCTGAACTGGCTTGCACTCAAAGATGGCATCAAGGATAAATTCACAGTCCGGGACAATGTTTTATGGTTTGAGCTTCTCGAAGGAAAGGAAGGGAATTCACTGCCTGCCCTAGAGCTTATGGGGCTGGGGAAGCTAGTTAATGAGAAAGCAAGAATGCTTTCCATGGGGCAGCGGAAAAGGCTGCAACTTGCGAGGTTACTAGCTATGGACAGGCCAATATGGTTGCTTGATGAACCTTCCGTCGCGCTGGATGGTGAAGGCGTGAAGTTGCTCGAGTATATCATCCACGAACATAGGAAGAAAGGGGGGATTGTCATTTGCGCAACGCATCTTCCTATTGCAATGGAGGATCCCATGGTTTTGAGGTTGCCACCAAGGTTCCCCAGAAGGATGACATTGGTCGACATGCTCGATCGCGGTGGACCTGATTGA
- the LOC121753727 gene encoding ABC transporter I family member 1-like isoform X1 → MTLRKPPLPRLVLDNVSCMRNAQQILRHVNATVHDGSALVLSGTNGSGKTTLLRMLAGFNKPTAGQVLWNGHDITKSGIFHQYKLQLNWLALKDGIKDKFTVRDNVLWFELLEGKEGNSLPALELMGLGKLVNEKARMLSMGQRKRLQLARLLAMDRPIWLLDEPSVALDGEGVKLLEYIIHEHRKKGGIVICATHLPIAMEDPMVLRLPPRFPRRMTLVDMLDRGGPD, encoded by the coding sequence ATGACGCTGAGGAAACCTCCTCTTCCTCGTCTTGTCCTTGACAATGTCTCTTGCATGAGAAATGCACAACAGATTCTCCGCCATGTCAATGCCACTGTTCACGATGGATCAGCTCTCGTTCTATCAGGTACCAATGGCTCAGGAAAAACTACTTTGCTGCGCATGTTAGCTGGCTTCAACAAACCAACTGCTGGGCAGGTGCTGTGGAATGGCCACGACATCACTAAATCGGGTATTTTCCATCAGTACAAGCTTCAGCTGAACTGGCTTGCACTCAAAGATGGCATCAAGGATAAATTCACAGTCCGGGACAATGTTTTATGGTTTGAGCTTCTCGAAGGAAAGGAAGGGAATTCACTGCCTGCCCTAGAGCTTATGGGGCTGGGGAAGCTAGTTAATGAGAAAGCAAGAATGCTTTCCATGGGGCAGCGGAAAAGGCTGCAACTTGCGAGGTTACTAGCTATGGACAGGCCAATATGGTTGCTTGATGAACCTTCCGTCGCGCTGGATGGTGAAGGCGTGAAGTTGCTCGAGTATATCATCCACGAACATAGGAAGAAAGGGGGGATTGTCATTTGCGCAACGCATCTTCCTATTGCAATGGAGGATCCCATGGTTTTGAGGTTGCCACCAAGGTTCCCCAGAAGGATGACATTGGTCGACATGCTCGATCGCGGTGGACCTGATTGA